In one Bradyrhizobium sp. 4 genomic region, the following are encoded:
- a CDS encoding cytochrome c — protein MLRRTTSVALLAALAAAGVYWWLSAPVVAAAGTAPARAPDLANGQVIFNAGGCASCHAVPDQPDRLRLGGGVAIKSPFGTFYAPNISSDPTDGIGKWSEAEFVNAVMHGVSPDGQHYFPAFPYTSYQHARREDVLDLFAYLKTLPAVAGKVRDHDVRLPFNIRRNVGIWKFLFLDGKPFVADSAKSPQWNRGAYLVNSFGHCAECHSPRNALGGIIAGQRFAGGPNPEGEGWVPNITQKRLGEWSAKDIAYFLKTGELPDGDSVGGAMTRVIKNTSQLPDDDLAAMADYLKSLPPVDGPPRPKRKEGGA, from the coding sequence ATGTTGCGACGAACAACCTCCGTGGCGCTGCTCGCCGCACTCGCCGCAGCCGGCGTCTATTGGTGGCTCAGCGCGCCGGTGGTGGCGGCCGCCGGCACCGCGCCCGCCCGCGCCCCTGATCTTGCCAATGGCCAGGTGATATTTAACGCCGGCGGCTGCGCCTCATGCCATGCCGTCCCCGACCAGCCCGATCGTCTCAGGCTCGGCGGCGGCGTTGCGATCAAGTCGCCGTTCGGAACGTTCTATGCGCCGAACATCTCGTCCGACCCGACCGACGGCATCGGCAAATGGAGCGAGGCCGAATTCGTCAATGCTGTGATGCACGGGGTCTCCCCGGACGGGCAGCATTACTTTCCGGCCTTTCCCTACACGTCCTATCAGCATGCCAGGCGCGAGGACGTGCTCGATCTCTTTGCGTACCTGAAAACGCTGCCGGCCGTTGCAGGCAAGGTGCGCGATCACGACGTGCGCCTTCCGTTCAATATAAGGCGCAACGTCGGCATCTGGAAATTCTTATTTCTGGACGGCAAGCCCTTCGTCGCCGACAGCGCGAAGTCGCCGCAGTGGAATCGCGGCGCCTATCTCGTCAACAGCTTTGGCCATTGCGCGGAGTGCCACAGCCCACGCAACGCGCTTGGCGGCATCATCGCCGGACAACGCTTCGCCGGTGGGCCCAATCCGGAAGGCGAGGGATGGGTGCCCAACATCACCCAGAAGCGCCTCGGCGAGTGGAGCGCGAAGGATATTGCCTATTTCCTGAAGACCGGCGAATTGCCCGACGGCGACAGCGTCGGGGGCGCGATGACGCGGGTGATCAAGAACACCTCGCAATTGCCGGACGACGATCTCGCGGCGATGGCGGACTATCTCAAATCGCTGCCGCCGGTGGACGGTCCGCCGCGCCCCAAGCGCAAGGAGGGCGGCGCCTGA